From one Nocardioides yefusunii genomic stretch:
- the ftsW gene encoding putative lipid II flippase FtsW: protein MAWAEPDRLRSRAANLTTSVREFLDRPLTTYHLLTGASALLLVLGLVMVASASSVYSFRFTGDSYGIVKRQLTWVLIAAPVAWAASRMKQAWLRRLAWVALIGSAVLLALVQVPSLGVEVNGNRNWLRLGPVQIQPSELAKLSMILWAADVYARKDPLLDRMSHLVVPVVPVAMAIIGLVLWGRDLGTAMVLFAILMAMLWVVGFPWKYFALGGAGLVAVGFLLASTSSERMERLTNFVDPMKDYHNTGWQPAHGLYALATGRWFGQGIGDSTQKWGDLPEAHTDFIFAVLGEELGLLGTLLVVSLFLTIAFAAIRLASNTDRLFVRYASFGIVAWLVGQMIINVGMVLALLPVIGIPLPLVSYGGSALMPSLVALGLLIGFARREPEAAAALAARRGPTVVSARSGSSPLDS from the coding sequence ATGGCCTGGGCCGAACCTGACCGGTTGCGCAGCCGAGCAGCGAACCTCACCACGTCGGTGCGTGAGTTCCTCGACCGCCCTCTGACCACCTACCACCTGCTGACCGGTGCTTCGGCGCTGCTGCTCGTGCTGGGGCTGGTGATGGTGGCCAGTGCGTCCAGCGTCTACTCGTTCCGGTTCACGGGCGACTCCTACGGCATCGTGAAGCGCCAGCTCACGTGGGTGTTGATCGCAGCGCCCGTGGCCTGGGCCGCGAGTCGGATGAAGCAGGCCTGGTTGCGTCGCCTCGCGTGGGTGGCGCTGATCGGGTCCGCGGTGCTGCTTGCGCTGGTGCAGGTGCCGAGCCTCGGAGTCGAGGTCAACGGCAACCGGAACTGGCTTCGTCTGGGACCGGTGCAGATCCAGCCCTCGGAGCTGGCCAAGCTGTCGATGATCCTGTGGGCTGCCGACGTGTACGCCCGCAAGGACCCGCTGCTGGACCGGATGTCGCACCTGGTGGTGCCCGTCGTGCCGGTGGCGATGGCGATCATCGGGCTCGTCCTCTGGGGCCGCGACCTGGGCACCGCGATGGTTCTCTTCGCGATCCTGATGGCGATGCTCTGGGTGGTCGGCTTCCCGTGGAAGTACTTCGCCCTGGGTGGTGCGGGGCTCGTCGCGGTCGGTTTCCTGCTGGCTTCGACGTCGTCGGAACGCATGGAGCGTCTGACCAACTTCGTCGACCCGATGAAGGACTACCACAACACGGGCTGGCAGCCGGCTCACGGCCTGTACGCCCTCGCCACGGGCCGCTGGTTCGGCCAGGGCATCGGTGACTCCACCCAGAAGTGGGGAGACCTGCCCGAGGCGCACACGGACTTCATCTTCGCCGTCCTCGGCGAGGAGCTCGGCCTGCTCGGCACGCTGCTCGTGGTCAGCCTGTTCCTCACGATCGCGTTCGCCGCGATCCGGTTGGCCAGCAACACCGATCGGCTCTTCGTCCGCTACGCCTCCTTCGGCATCGTGGCGTGGCTGGTGGGTCAGATGATCATCAATGTCGGCATGGTGCTGGCGCTGCTCCCCGTCATCGGCATCCCGCTCCCGCTGGTCTCCTACGGTGGCTCGGCGCTGATGCCTTCCCTCGTCGCCCTCGGCCTGCTGATCGGGTTCGCCCGTCGCGAGCCGGAGGCCGCCGCCGCTCTCGCAGCCCGACGCGGTCCCACCGTCGTCTCGGCCCGGAGTGGCTCCTCACCCCTCGACTCCTAG
- the mraY gene encoding phospho-N-acetylmuramoyl-pentapeptide-transferase codes for MKALLFAGGLALILSLLGTKVAISFFSRRGYGQEIREDGPTSHHTKRGTPTMGGIVIIGAAVFGYLLAKLITGQVPTASAWLLLFLFVGLGLVGFLDDFIKIVKQRSLGLRSKAKMIGQTIVALTFGYLALSPMLEDENGVRPASEHISFVRDFDGWVVWTPLLLVFIWFLVTGFSNAVNLTDGLDGLAAGATTLVFGAFLLVNVWQYNQSCSSDTALEACYTVRDPLDLAILCAAIMGATFGFLWWNASPAQIFMGDTGSLALGGALAGLAVLTRTELLLVVIGGLFVLETLSVMLQVSWFKITKGKRIFKMAPLHHHFEMLGWEQVTVVIRFWIIAGLFVAAGIGLFYGEWVATAG; via the coding sequence ATGAAAGCCCTCCTGTTCGCAGGCGGTCTCGCGCTGATCCTGTCGTTGCTCGGCACGAAGGTCGCGATCTCGTTCTTCTCTCGTCGTGGCTACGGCCAGGAGATCCGTGAGGACGGCCCCACCTCGCACCACACCAAGCGGGGCACGCCCACGATGGGCGGCATCGTCATCATCGGTGCGGCCGTGTTCGGCTACCTGCTGGCCAAGCTGATCACCGGCCAGGTGCCGACCGCGTCGGCCTGGCTGCTGCTCTTCCTCTTCGTCGGGCTCGGCCTGGTCGGCTTCCTCGACGACTTCATCAAGATCGTGAAGCAGCGCAGCCTCGGTCTGCGTTCCAAGGCGAAGATGATCGGTCAGACGATCGTCGCGCTCACCTTCGGCTACCTGGCGCTCTCGCCGATGCTGGAGGACGAGAACGGTGTCCGTCCCGCGTCGGAGCACATCTCCTTCGTCCGTGACTTCGACGGCTGGGTGGTGTGGACGCCGCTGCTGCTGGTCTTCATCTGGTTCCTGGTGACCGGCTTCTCCAACGCGGTCAACCTGACCGACGGTCTCGACGGCCTCGCCGCCGGCGCCACGACCCTCGTCTTCGGTGCGTTCCTGCTGGTCAACGTGTGGCAGTACAACCAGTCGTGCTCCTCGGACACCGCGCTGGAGGCCTGCTACACGGTCCGTGACCCGCTCGACCTGGCCATCCTCTGCGCGGCGATCATGGGTGCCACGTTCGGCTTCCTGTGGTGGAACGCCTCGCCGGCGCAGATCTTCATGGGCGACACCGGGTCGCTGGCCCTGGGTGGCGCGCTCGCCGGCCTGGCCGTGCTGACCCGCACCGAGCTGCTGCTCGTCGTCATCGGTGGCCTCTTCGTCCTGGAGACGCTCTCGGTGATGCTGCAGGTCAGCTGGTTCAAGATCACCAAGGGCAAGCGCATCTTCAAGATGGCGCCGCTGCACCACCACTTCGAGATGCTCGGCTGGGAGCAGGTCACCGTCGTGATCCGCTTCTGGATCATCGCCGGCCTCTTCGTGGCTGCTGGTATCGGACTCTTCTACGGCGAATGGGTGGCAACTGCAGGATGA
- a CDS encoding UDP-N-acetylmuramoyl-tripeptide--D-alanyl-D-alanine ligase — protein sequence MDLAEIARAVAGTVGRPQDADVVVSGPAVVDSRGATPGGLFVAVVGERVDGHDYVPAAMERGAVAVLCTRPVDAPHVLVEDPVVALGLLAHHLLDRLEHVTVLAMTGSQGKTGTKDYLAQVLGGVAPTVSTAGNNNNELGVPLTVLRADASTRHLVVEMGARGIGHVAELCAIARPQVSAVLNIGTAHVGEFGSRENIALAKGEIVESLASDGTAVLNADDEFTSVMGPRTAARVMTFGLSGDADVRAEDVEMDVLGRPAFTLVHRTDAGEERAGVVLTHIGAHQVSNALAAAAMALAVGVDLSLVAHGLGTTGGFSRWRMEPHVRGDGLLVVNDTYNANPESMRAAVEALAHIGTGRTGRTVAVLGEMRELGETSAAGHRSVGTVVGQLGIDVLVTVGEAASAVAAGARDVADWTGEAVVTASRDEAVRWLSDNVRAADAVLVKASRGAALEHVVDELLVEGTAVR from the coding sequence ATGGATCTGGCGGAGATCGCCCGCGCCGTCGCCGGCACCGTGGGACGTCCCCAGGACGCCGACGTCGTGGTGTCGGGCCCCGCCGTCGTCGACAGCAGGGGAGCGACCCCGGGTGGGTTGTTCGTCGCTGTGGTCGGCGAACGTGTGGACGGGCACGACTACGTGCCCGCCGCGATGGAACGTGGAGCCGTCGCGGTGCTGTGCACCCGACCGGTCGACGCCCCGCACGTCCTGGTCGAGGACCCGGTCGTGGCTCTGGGCCTGCTGGCCCACCACCTGTTGGACCGGCTCGAGCACGTCACCGTCCTGGCGATGACCGGTTCGCAGGGCAAGACCGGCACCAAGGACTACCTCGCGCAGGTCCTGGGTGGGGTCGCTCCGACCGTCTCCACGGCCGGCAACAACAACAACGAGCTCGGAGTGCCGCTGACGGTGCTGCGTGCGGACGCCTCCACCCGCCACCTCGTGGTGGAGATGGGCGCTCGCGGCATCGGTCACGTCGCCGAGCTGTGCGCGATCGCCCGCCCCCAGGTCTCCGCGGTGCTCAACATCGGCACCGCGCACGTCGGTGAGTTCGGCTCCCGGGAGAACATCGCGCTCGCCAAGGGCGAGATCGTCGAGAGCCTCGCGAGCGACGGCACCGCGGTTCTCAACGCCGACGACGAGTTCACCTCGGTGATGGGCCCGCGCACCGCGGCCCGCGTCATGACTTTCGGCCTCTCCGGCGACGCGGACGTCCGGGCCGAGGACGTCGAGATGGACGTCCTGGGACGTCCCGCCTTCACGTTGGTGCACCGCACCGACGCGGGGGAGGAGCGCGCGGGTGTCGTCCTGACCCACATCGGTGCCCACCAGGTCTCCAACGCCTTGGCCGCGGCCGCGATGGCACTCGCTGTGGGCGTCGACCTCTCCCTGGTCGCGCACGGGCTGGGAACCACCGGCGGTTTCTCGCGCTGGCGGATGGAACCGCACGTGCGCGGTGACGGCCTGCTGGTGGTCAACGACACCTACAACGCCAACCCCGAGTCGATGCGAGCCGCCGTCGAGGCGCTCGCCCACATCGGCACGGGTCGCACAGGTCGCACGGTTGCCGTGCTGGGCGAGATGCGGGAGCTGGGGGAGACCTCCGCTGCCGGTCATCGCTCGGTCGGGACGGTCGTGGGACAGCTCGGCATCGACGTGCTGGTGACGGTCGGTGAGGCCGCCTCGGCCGTCGCCGCCGGAGCCCGGGACGTGGCGGACTGGACCGGTGAGGCCGTCGTCACGGCGAGCCGGGACGAGGCGGTCCGATGGTTGAGTGACAATGTACGAGCCGCAGACGCGGTTCTCGTCAAGGCCTCACGTGGCGCAGCTCTTGAACACGTGGTGGATGAACTCCTGGTGGAAGGGACTGCTGTCCGATGA
- a CDS encoding UDP-N-acetylmuramoyl-L-alanyl-D-glutamate--2,6-diaminopimelate ligase, with product MVDVQKIQATRPVEPPRATLTEVAGWLTAAGETPRVAGAAGTAVSGVTLSTARVLPGDLYAALPGARVHGADYAAAAVDAGAVAVLTDARGAEIVVAARPEVPVLVLDAPRRLLGALAGRLYGRPSQAMAMIGVTGTQGKTTTTQLAAGGLGRAGTTAAVVGTVGTLIDGEAIPTSLTTPEAPDLQALFALMVERGVEVCAMEVSSHALVMGRVDGVVFDVAVFLNLGRDHLDFHTDVEDYYRAKASLFTPERARRALINADDEHGRRLLGETTLPVATFSLHDEEATFRAVDVVCGARGSTFTVLGPDGLRIETSVPLAGDFNVSNALAAIAACALAGQDPVAVAAGIAAGDGVPGRLEDVEAGQDFAVVVDYAHKPDAVEATLRTLRPLTQGQLVVVIGAGGDRDTGKRPLMGEIAARLADVVVVTDDNPRSEEPAQIRAQVLVGAHQAVAAGSGAEVLEVGDRREAIRTAVRRARRGDIVLVAGKGHETGQEVAGVVHPFDDRAVAREELEAL from the coding sequence ATGGTCGACGTGCAGAAGATCCAGGCGACGCGGCCGGTCGAACCGCCGCGCGCAACGCTGACGGAGGTCGCCGGCTGGCTGACCGCGGCAGGCGAGACACCCCGTGTGGCCGGTGCGGCCGGCACTGCCGTCTCCGGGGTGACCCTGAGCACTGCCAGGGTCCTGCCCGGAGACCTCTATGCAGCGCTTCCCGGCGCCCGCGTCCACGGCGCCGACTACGCTGCCGCGGCTGTCGACGCCGGTGCGGTTGCGGTCCTGACCGACGCCCGCGGCGCCGAGATCGTGGTTGCTGCCCGTCCCGAGGTCCCGGTGCTGGTGCTCGACGCCCCGCGCCGTCTCCTGGGTGCACTGGCCGGACGCCTGTACGGCCGCCCCTCGCAGGCGATGGCGATGATCGGTGTCACCGGCACCCAGGGCAAGACCACCACCACCCAGCTCGCCGCCGGCGGCCTGGGACGCGCCGGCACCACCGCTGCCGTCGTCGGCACGGTCGGCACCCTGATCGACGGTGAGGCGATCCCGACCTCCCTGACCACCCCCGAGGCCCCCGACCTGCAGGCGCTCTTCGCGCTGATGGTCGAGCGCGGCGTCGAGGTGTGCGCGATGGAGGTCTCCAGCCACGCGCTCGTCATGGGCCGCGTCGACGGTGTCGTCTTCGACGTCGCGGTCTTCCTCAACCTGGGACGCGACCACCTCGACTTCCACACTGACGTCGAGGACTACTACCGCGCCAAGGCTTCCCTCTTCACCCCCGAGCGCGCCCGCCGGGCGCTCATCAACGCCGACGACGAGCACGGACGACGCCTCCTGGGCGAGACCACGCTCCCGGTCGCGACCTTCTCGCTGCACGACGAGGAGGCGACCTTCCGGGCCGTCGACGTGGTCTGCGGCGCCCGTGGCTCCACCTTCACCGTCCTGGGGCCCGACGGCCTGCGGATCGAGACCTCGGTCCCGCTCGCGGGCGACTTCAACGTCTCCAACGCCCTCGCCGCGATCGCCGCATGCGCCCTGGCCGGTCAGGACCCGGTGGCCGTGGCTGCCGGGATCGCTGCCGGTGACGGCGTCCCGGGCCGGCTCGAGGACGTCGAGGCGGGCCAGGACTTCGCCGTCGTCGTCGACTACGCCCACAAGCCCGACGCGGTCGAGGCGACCCTGCGCACCCTGCGTCCGCTGACCCAGGGCCAGCTCGTCGTCGTGATCGGCGCCGGCGGCGACCGTGACACCGGCAAGCGCCCGCTGATGGGCGAGATTGCCGCGCGTCTGGCCGACGTCGTCGTGGTCACCGACGACAACCCGCGTTCCGAGGAGCCGGCCCAGATCCGTGCCCAGGTCCTCGTCGGCGCTCACCAAGCCGTCGCCGCGGGCAGCGGTGCCGAGGTGCTGGAGGTCGGTGACCGCCGTGAGGCGATCCGGACCGCGGTGCGTCGCGCCCGCCGTGGCGACATCGTCCTCGTGGCCGGCAAGGGCCACGAGACCGGACAGGAAGTGGCCGGCGTCGTGCACCCCTTCGACGACCGCGCCGTGGCACGTGAGGAGTTGGAAGCGCTGTGA
- a CDS encoding peptidoglycan D,D-transpeptidase FtsI family protein: MTSSPRRPRRTSAKVDRGNPRGRLRVAFVLIAMLLSLFGARLVQLQGLDPSSYADLAEAKDVVKHDLPATRGQILDRNGVVLAGSVSGRMITANPSVTAPHAPELARLLADELSLDYFSTLEKLRQKDSRFAYIARRVPAADARAVMTKIAEENKGRESDERLVGLRTDDDPIRDYPAGEVAANLIGFVGTDEPLAGFELNYDAHLSGKDGYTRYTQGNGYKVPLAENSTVEAVDGKDLTLTIDRELQWYTQKVVAQTVEDYKAKSGVGVVMDSRTGEILALADYPTYDANSPSSASQSDLGSRALSDVYEPGSVAKVLTAAALVDAGKVKATTKLKIPSKLNRQDRVIGDWFDHGTLKMTMAGVIAQSSNIGTVLAADSMSTDELREYLVKFGLGNRTDVGVKGEARGLLPATMTEQNKDRIVFGQSVSVNAVQMTAAVNVVANGGVRVSPSLISGAAIAADGTEVGTDHTTRRQVVSKEAAHETMLMMERVVDPEVGVAPGARVPGYRVAGKTGTAQRVDEDCGCYDGSYSLSFGGFAPADDPRFTVYVVVHAPAVDGGGGSVGGPAFAKIMARALNRYGVAPSGSEPNQTPTEW; encoded by the coding sequence TTGACCAGCAGCCCGCGTCGTCCTCGTCGTACCTCGGCGAAGGTGGACCGTGGAAACCCGCGTGGACGCCTGCGTGTGGCCTTCGTGCTGATTGCAATGCTGCTCTCGCTCTTCGGTGCCCGTCTGGTGCAGCTGCAGGGCCTGGACCCCAGTTCCTACGCCGATCTGGCTGAGGCGAAGGACGTCGTCAAGCACGACCTGCCCGCCACGCGCGGCCAGATCCTGGACCGCAACGGCGTCGTCCTGGCCGGCTCGGTCAGCGGGCGGATGATCACCGCCAATCCGTCCGTCACCGCCCCGCATGCCCCCGAGCTGGCGCGGCTGCTGGCCGACGAACTGAGCCTGGACTACTTCTCCACCTTGGAGAAGTTGCGCCAGAAGGACAGTCGTTTCGCCTACATCGCCCGACGTGTTCCCGCGGCCGACGCCCGCGCAGTGATGACGAAGATCGCCGAGGAGAACAAGGGCCGCGAGTCCGACGAACGCCTCGTGGGCCTGCGGACCGACGACGACCCGATTCGCGACTACCCGGCCGGCGAGGTGGCCGCCAACCTGATTGGCTTCGTCGGCACCGACGAGCCGCTGGCCGGTTTCGAGCTCAACTACGACGCCCACCTCTCGGGCAAGGACGGCTACACCCGCTACACCCAGGGGAACGGCTACAAGGTCCCGCTGGCGGAGAACTCCACCGTCGAGGCCGTCGACGGCAAGGACCTCACGCTCACCATCGACCGTGAGCTTCAGTGGTACACCCAGAAGGTCGTTGCCCAGACCGTCGAGGACTACAAGGCCAAGTCCGGCGTCGGCGTGGTGATGGACAGCCGTACCGGCGAGATCCTCGCCCTGGCCGACTACCCGACCTACGACGCCAACAGTCCCTCCTCTGCGTCCCAGAGCGACCTCGGGTCGCGAGCGCTCAGCGATGTCTACGAGCCCGGTTCGGTGGCCAAGGTGCTCACCGCTGCAGCGCTGGTCGACGCGGGCAAGGTCAAGGCCACCACCAAGCTGAAGATCCCGTCGAAACTGAACCGTCAGGACCGGGTGATCGGTGACTGGTTCGACCACGGCACCCTGAAGATGACGATGGCCGGCGTGATCGCGCAGTCCTCCAACATCGGCACCGTCCTGGCCGCGGACTCGATGAGCACCGACGAACTCCGCGAGTACCTCGTGAAGTTCGGGCTCGGCAATCGCACCGACGTCGGGGTCAAGGGCGAGGCACGCGGCCTGCTGCCCGCCACCATGACCGAGCAGAACAAGGACCGCATCGTCTTCGGCCAGTCGGTCTCCGTCAACGCGGTGCAGATGACCGCCGCGGTGAACGTCGTCGCCAACGGCGGTGTCAGGGTGTCGCCGAGCCTGATCTCGGGCGCCGCGATCGCCGCGGACGGCACGGAGGTCGGCACCGACCACACCACCCGCAGGCAGGTGGTCAGCAAGGAAGCCGCCCACGAGACGATGCTGATGATGGAGCGCGTCGTCGACCCCGAGGTCGGTGTCGCTCCCGGGGCCCGGGTCCCCGGGTACCGCGTCGCCGGCAAGACCGGAACCGCTCAGCGCGTCGACGAGGACTGCGGTTGCTACGACGGTTCCTACTCGCTCTCCTTCGGCGGATTCGCTCCCGCCGACGACCCGCGCTTCACCGTCTACGTCGTCGTGCACGCCCCTGCCGTCGACGGTGGAGGTGGCTCCGTGGGCGGTCCGGCGTTCGCCAAGATCATGGCTCGTGCCCTCAACCGTTATGGCGTCGCTCCTTCGGGCAGCGAGCCCAACCAGACCCCCACCGAGTGGTGA
- the rsmH gene encoding 16S rRNA (cytosine(1402)-N(4))-methyltransferase RsmH, translating to MPNDRHMPVLRQRCVDLLAPALSEPGSVMVDCTLGLGGHTEAVLEAIPTARVIGIDRDPQAIALASERLAPFGDRFTAFHGTYDEIATAVAEQGLDHADAVLFDLGVSSMQLDERERGFAYSVDAPLDMRMNGSAGITAADIMNTYTHAELTRVLREYGEEKFASKIARAIIREREIEPWTRSGRLVELLYAEIPAPARRTGGHPGKRTFQALRMEVNDELGVLRRAIPASLEVIGVGGRVVVESYHSLEDRMVKRFFTDATKLDLPPDLPFVPEGAEPEMKLVIRGSEMADEVEIEHNPRAASVRLRAVERVRGSKGGRR from the coding sequence ATGCCCAACGACCGTCACATGCCGGTGCTGCGTCAGCGCTGCGTCGACCTCCTCGCCCCCGCACTCTCCGAGCCCGGCAGCGTGATGGTGGACTGCACCCTCGGACTGGGTGGCCACACCGAGGCCGTCCTCGAGGCGATCCCGACCGCCCGCGTCATCGGCATCGACCGTGACCCGCAGGCGATCGCGCTGGCCTCGGAGCGTCTGGCTCCCTTCGGCGACCGGTTCACCGCCTTCCACGGCACCTACGACGAGATCGCGACCGCGGTGGCCGAGCAGGGACTCGACCACGCCGACGCCGTCCTCTTCGACCTCGGTGTCTCCTCGATGCAGCTCGACGAGCGTGAGCGTGGCTTCGCCTACTCCGTCGACGCCCCGCTCGACATGCGCATGAACGGTTCGGCCGGCATCACTGCCGCCGACATCATGAACACCTACACCCACGCCGAACTCACCCGCGTCCTGCGTGAGTACGGCGAGGAGAAGTTCGCCTCCAAGATCGCCCGCGCGATCATCCGTGAGCGCGAGATCGAGCCGTGGACCCGCTCGGGGCGTCTCGTCGAACTGCTCTACGCCGAGATCCCGGCACCTGCCCGCCGTACCGGCGGCCATCCGGGCAAGCGCACCTTCCAGGCGCTCCGCATGGAGGTCAACGACGAGCTCGGCGTGCTGCGCCGCGCGATCCCGGCGTCCCTCGAGGTCATCGGCGTCGGCGGCCGCGTGGTGGTGGAGTCGTACCACTCGCTCGAGGACCGCATGGTCAAGCGCTTCTTCACCGACGCCACCAAGCTGGACCTCCCGCCCGACCTTCCGTTCGTGCCCGAAGGAGCCGAGCCGGAGATGAAGCTCGTCATCCGTGGTTCGGAGATGGCCGACGAGGTCGAGATCGAGCACAACCCGCGCGCCGCCTCCGTGCGTCTGCGTGCGGTCGAACGTGTCCGCGGGTCGAAGGGGGGACGGCGATGA
- the mraZ gene encoding division/cell wall cluster transcriptional repressor MraZ produces the protein MFFGTYTPKIDDKNRLFLPAKFREQLSEGLVVTRGQERCLTIWSLEDFTKLTERLAQAPVTNKATRDYVRMLFAAASQEVPDKQGRISIPPMLKDYASLQKDVVVIGSMNRIEIWDPQAWASYSEEQEQVFSELSDEVFPGI, from the coding sequence ATGTTCTTCGGCACCTACACGCCCAAGATCGATGACAAGAACCGACTCTTCCTCCCGGCGAAGTTCAGGGAGCAGTTGAGCGAAGGACTCGTGGTGACCAGGGGGCAGGAACGCTGCCTCACCATCTGGTCACTGGAGGACTTCACGAAGCTGACCGAGCGTCTCGCGCAGGCGCCGGTGACCAACAAGGCAACTCGTGACTACGTCCGCATGCTGTTCGCGGCCGCAAGTCAAGAAGTGCCGGACAAGCAGGGCCGGATCTCGATCCCGCCGATGCTCAAGGACTACGCCTCGCTGCAGAAGGACGTCGTGGTGATCGGTTCGATGAACAGGATCGAGATCTGGGACCCCCAGGCATGGGCCTCCTACAGCGAGGAGCAGGAGCAGGTCTTCTCCGAACTGAGTGACGAGGTCTTCCCCGGGATCTGA